A section of the Triticum dicoccoides isolate Atlit2015 ecotype Zavitan chromosome 7A, WEW_v2.0, whole genome shotgun sequence genome encodes:
- the LOC119334644 gene encoding uncharacterized protein LOC119334644: MDPPCKQAAESGSRVPDELLEDIFARMPAKSVQRCRCLSRAWAAVLSSSGFADRHLRLANRRDGSRSLFFLPDPGSGDDTTVHAWSPRRPLVAVLRDERLRRVAAVTRQCRGLVLLEAKGDNLISVCNPARGHSSYTVDHYVYNPSTGQVTALPEGKEASGVWPQNHAILGLGYDTGIRKHKVVRLYCRGELPPACEVYVLDSTGYWRPPSGAARTMPPAWATNYCTDQSVFAQGHVYWAAQPHKKYTGKRVIMSFSMADEVFGILPPPDMDTVHWRITELGGHLCLFKDITVVCSYDVWILRDPLEGTWDLHCRINLDAASPAAAQLRCSTSVIPLDIVDDGNRVLLRPEPRNICRENLGAHQLVVYDPAIEDVEDLLAGGSMVSHHTMARRPAAPYEESIESTGRPHEDIIFSSTSSQVLVQVLCRLPARTLGRLKCVCRTWCAIIESGRFIRLHYEHTCKSSLACVVLSMPHSRRFASLDSCLNDLKLSCQMQQLHRRVVSSKPCHGLLLMAHNNYGVHVCNPVTGAHVFHCSLPFEQPSDAAAAHPGCVGLGYDLLREEHIIMVLAYKSRNFDTGSYTMECSIRRLTDCMTKKVAPSPPIPVTVDVPPVYAGGKMYWMGESRFSAGCSSVLVFDICSKAFNVLPAPRTMGDSGRMLVTELARQIRVVHICPNTETMTIWRKQELVTLDDGQGWTIEHWIQLGQWPEFSLRTAARLVIPLAVDDAGRILLDTGRALGYYDPRNQTLETVFPTSSLQHSCPRFFSAVLCEDSLVRPYGRQRQYYGT, translated from the coding sequence ATGGATCCTCCGTGCAAGCAGGCGGCGGAATCGGGCTCCCGCGTCCCGGACGAGCTGCTGGAGGACATCTTCGCGCGGATGCCGGCCAAGTCGGTGCAGCGCTGCCGCTGCCTCTCTCGCGCCTGGGCTGCGGTGCTCTCCTCCAGCGGCTTCGCCGACCGCCACCTCCGCCTCGCCAACCGCCGGGACGGCTCCCGCAGCCTCTTCTTCCTCCCAGATCCCGGCTCGGGCGACGACACCACGGTGCACGCGTGGTCGCCCCGCCGCCCCCTCGTCGCCGTCCTCCGCGACGAGCGCCTCCGCCGCGTTGCCGCCGTCACCCGCCAGTGCCGCGGCCTCGTCCTTCTTGAGGCCAAAGGGGATAACCTGATCTCCGTCTGCAACCCGGCCCGCGGGCACTCCAGCTACACGGTGGACCACTACGTCTACAACCCGTCCACCGGCCAGGTGACGGCGCTCCCGGAGGGCAAGGAGGCGTCCGGCGTCTGGCCGCAGAACCATGCCATCCTCGGGCTCGGCTACGACACAGGCATCCGGAAGCACAAGGTGGTGCGCCTCTACTGCCGCGGCGAGCTCCCTCCGGCGTGCGAGGTCTATGTGCTCGACTCCACGGGGTACTGGCGGCCGCCGTCCGGTGCCGCCAGGACGATGCCGCCGGCCTGGGCAACCAATTACTGCACCGACCAGAGCGTCTTTGCGCAGGGCCACGTGTACTGGGCCGCCCAGCCGCACAAGAAGTACACAGGCAAAAGGGTCATCATGTCATTCTCGATGGCCGATGAGGTGTTCGGGATTTTGCCACCACCAGACATGGACACGGTGCACTGGCGAATAACAGAGCTTGGCGGGCACCTCTGCCTCTTCAAAGACATCACCGTTGTGTGCTCATACGACGTCTGGATTCTGCGAGACCCCCTGGAGGGCACTTGGGACCTACATTGCCGCATCAACTTGGACGCGGcgtctccagcagcagcacaactgaGATGCTCCACGAGCGTCATCCCACTCGACATCGTTGATGATGGCAACCGCGTGCTGCTCAGGCCAGAGCCTCGCAATATCTGTAGAGAAAATTTGGGTGCCCATCAACTTGTTGTGTACGACCCTGCGATCGAAGATGTCGAGGACCTTCTTGCTGGCGGCAGCATGGTTTCTCACCACACCATGGCGCGAAGACCCGCGGCACCGTATGAGGAAAGCATCGAGTCTACCGGGCGGCCGCATGAGGACATCATCTTCTCGTCCACCTCCTCACAGGTCCTGGTGCAGGTGCTGTGTCGGCTACCAGCCCGCACCCTTGGGCGGCTCAAGTGTGTCTGTCGGACCTGGTGCGCCATCATCGAGTCTGGCCGCTTCATCAGGCTGCACTACGAGCACACATGCAAGAGCTCCCTTGCTTGCGTCGTCCTCTCCATGCCTCATAGTCGGAGGTTCGCCTCACTGGATTCTTGCCTGAACGACCTGAAACTGTCATGCCAAATGCAGCAGCTACATCGTAGGGTGGTGAGCTCGAAGCCCTGCCATGGCCTCCTCCTCATGGCCCACAACAACTATGGTGTTCACGTGTGCAACCCTGTCACTGGAGCACATGTTTTCCATTGCAGTTTGCCTTTTGAGCAGCCATCGGATGCTGCTGCTGCTCACCCCGGTTGCGTTGGCTTGGGGTACGACCTATTGAGGGAAGAGCATATCATCATGGTTCTTGCCTATAAATCTCGCAACTTTGACACTGGGAGCTACACCATGGAGTGCAGCATCCGGAGGCTAACGGATTGCATGACAAAGAAGGTGGCTCCTTCGCCACCGATCCCAGTGACCGTCGATGTACCACCGGTCTATGCAGGTGGCAAGATGTACTGGATGGGGGAGTCACGATTCAGTGCGGGCTGCTCATCAGTTCTTGTGTTTGACATCTGCAGCAAGGCTTTCAATGTCCTACCAGCACCACGCACCATGGGCGACAGTGGTAGGATGCTCGTGACGGAGCTCGCCAGGCAGATTCGTGTCGTGCACATTTGCCCAAATACAGAGACGATGACCATATGGCGCAAGCAGGAGCTAGTTACACTTGACGATGGCCAAGGATGGACAATAGAGCACTGGATACAGCTTGGACAGTGGCCAGAGTTCTCACTGAGAACAGCGGCGAGGCTTGTGATTCCGTTGGCTGTTGACGACGCCGGCCGGATCTTACTCGACACTGGAAGGGCGCTGGGGTACTATGATCCAAGAAACCAGACATTGGAGACCGTGTTTCCGACTAGCAGTCTGCAGCACTCCTGCCCACGCTTCTTTTCTGCGGTGTTGTGCGAGGACAGCTTAGTTCGTCCATATGGTCGGCAACGTCAGTACTATGGAACTTAA
- the LOC119331296 gene encoding cysteine-rich receptor-like protein kinase 6, with translation MDMHFLYGDCIVHVSTEDLVYNSSFVLHRLLIFADTKDPGNQRYGITNFTDATIDGNIKVLLQETAKQAAYNSTMIYATGRMDLSEELPLLYSMAQCNLDLQSIDCWNCLENIRSAARGSFHKQHGEWIAGMWYNFRYSTYQFYNGQPTKQTVWSDVVDPTTNMPAPGPVGVPWQKDKSKTIC, from the coding sequence ATGGACATGCATTTCTTGTATGGGGACTGCATCGTCCACGTCTCCACCGAGGACCTTGTCTACAACTCCAGTTTTGTGCTACACAGGTTGCTGATCTTTGCGGACACTAAGGATCCCGGCAATCAACGCTATGGGATCACCAACTTCACCGACGCCACCATTGATGGCAACATCAAGGTGCTGCTCCAAGAGACAGCCAAACAGGCAGCCTACAACTCTACAATGATATACGCCACCGGCCGCATGGATTTATCCGAGGAACTCCCGCTGCTCTACTCTATGGCGCAGTGCAACCTGGACTTACAATCAATTGACTGCTGGAATTGCCTCGAAAATATCAGGAGCGCAGCAAGGGGTTCCTTCCACAAGCAACATGGTGAATGGATTGCTGGTATGTGGTACAATTTTAGGTACAGCACGTATCAGTTCTACAATGGCCAGCCCACGAAGCAGACCGTCTGGTCGGATGTTGTAGATCCAACAACAAACATGCCGGCGCCAGGGCCGGTTGGTGTTCCATGGCAGAAAGATAAGAGTAAGACAATATGTTAG